A DNA window from Doryrhamphus excisus isolate RoL2022-K1 chromosome 2, RoL_Dexc_1.0, whole genome shotgun sequence contains the following coding sequences:
- the f9a gene encoding coagulation factor IXa — translation MANVFLVCVLLFHFQRILAGPVFLSGSTAHVVLSRAKRGNSGVFEELWEGNLERECYEEKCDAEEIREVFENSQLAENFWASYAGRGSQCLQDPCQNQGTCKDQGDSYICSCPDGFIGQNCEMALQAFLRRCDFNNGQCMHFCEAGATGITCSCAPGYKLDEDGLGCQPEAEFPCGMTARRAMMRVTRSVGGTIDTPVRHNNATPTMTTTPATASTEAPRGHNGSVENHPPWNQRVIDTLKKKIPMVRKRIIGGHDVRPGDIPWQVALVYSDDGRVFCGGSILSERWVITAAHCLAQAEGPFFVRVGEHQISIPEGHEQDLQVSEQHIYPFYNPQVSLVNHDLALLHLDKAIIYSRTVRPICIGPQDFTEALVQSSSPATVSGWGITQTANTSDALKKIKVPFTNRRDCKLSSADRITRFMFCAGFDDKDEDPCKGDSGGPHANKRHGTWFLTGIVSWGEECAQKGKYGVYTRLSLYYSWIHSMINNLAFSMEEPQEEE, via the exons ATGGCCAACGTCTTCCTGgtttgtgtgttgctgttcCACTTTCAGCGGATCCTCGCAG GTCCGGTGTTCCTGTCCGGCAGCACGGCCCACGTGGTGCTGAGCAGAGCCAAACGTGGGAACAGCGGCGTGTTTGAGGAGCTGTGGGAGGGCAACTTGGAGAGAGAATGCTACGAGGAGAAGTGTGACGCGGAGGAGATCAGGGAGGTCTTTGAGAATTCCCAATTGGCC GAGAACTTCTGGGCTTCGTATGCAGGAC GTGGCAGCCAGTGCTTGCAGGATCCCTGTCAGAACCAGGGAACCTGCAAAGACCAAGGCGACTCCTACATCTGCTCATGTCCAGACGGTTTCATCGGCCAGAACTGTGAGATGG CTTTACAAGCTTTCCTGCGAAGGTGCGACTTCAACAATGGACAGTGTATGCACTTCTGCGAAGCGGGGGCGACCGGAATCACGTGTTCCTGCGCTCCAGGATATAAGCTGGATGAAGATGGGCTGGGATGCCAGCCAGAAG CCGAGTTTCCGTGTGGAATGACCGCCCGGAGAGCTATGATGAGAGTCACCAGGTCTGTGGGCGGCACCATCGACACGCCTGTGCGCCACAACAATGCGACTCCTACGATGACGACGACCCCAGCTACCGCCTCCACGGAGGCCCCCCGAGGACATAATGGCTCCGTGGAAAATCATCCCCCGTGGAATCAGCGTGTCATTGACACGCTTAAGAAGAAAATCCCGATGGTCCGCAAACGCATCATTGGCGGTCATGACGTCCGTCCTGGAGATATCCCCTGGCAG GTAGCCTTGGTATACAGTGACGACGGGAGAGTATTCTGCGGGGGGTCCATCCTGAGCGAGCGATGGGTCATCACCGCAGCCCACTGCCTGGCTCAGGCCGAGGGCCCCTTCTTCGTTAGAGTGG GGGAGCACCAGATTTCAATCCCTGAAGGACATGAGCAGGATCTCCAAGTATCCGAGCAGCACATTTACCCCTTCTACAACCCCCAAGTGAGTCTTGTCAATCACGACCTGGCCCTGCTCCACCTCGACAAAGCCATCATCTACTCTCGAACGGTGCGGCCCATCTGCATCGGGCCCCAGGACTTCACAGAGGCCCTGGTGCAGAGCTCCTCCCCGGCCACGGTCAGCGGCTGGGGCATTACCCAAACGGCCAATACATCCGACGCGCTGAAGAAGATCAAGGTTCCCTTCACCAACCGGCGGGACTGCAAGCTCAGCAGCGCGGACAGGATCACGCGCTTCATGTTCTGCGCGGGCTTCGACGACAAGGACGAGGACCCCTGCAAGGGGGACAGCGGGGGTCCCCACGCCAACAAGCGGCACGGCACGTGGTTCCTGACGGGCATCGTCAGCTGGGGGGAAGAGTGTGCGCAGAAAGGCAAATACGGGGTGTACACCCGCCTGTCTTTGTACTACTCTTGGATCCACAGCATGATCAACAATCTGGCCTTCAGCATGGAGGAGCCCCAAGAAGAAGAGTAG